One Natranaerovirga hydrolytica genomic region harbors:
- a CDS encoding RNA polymerase sigma factor, with amino-acid sequence MSDIEKKLIKKAQKGQVDAFETLIINYEKKIYNLAYQMFHNEQDAYDISQEVFIKVYQSIDKFNFSSKFSTWLHRITVNTAIDEMRKRKNKQTESIDAMIELGESKVTKQYDNQEMTPEDLVLRKERNEDLIHLLNQLKAEHKTIIVLRDIKGFSYEEISQILNCSIGTVKSRLSRARAKLKDLYTNHNLNNLKDFVK; translated from the coding sequence TTGTCTGATATAGAAAAGAAATTAATAAAAAAAGCACAAAAAGGACAAGTAGATGCTTTTGAAACTTTAATAATAAATTATGAAAAAAAGATATACAATTTAGCGTATCAAATGTTTCATAATGAGCAAGATGCTTATGATATTTCTCAAGAAGTATTTATAAAAGTCTATCAATCCATTGACAAATTTAATTTTTCATCAAAATTTTCTACTTGGCTACATAGAATTACGGTTAATACAGCAATAGATGAAATGAGAAAAAGAAAAAACAAACAAACAGAATCAATAGATGCAATGATTGAATTAGGAGAATCCAAAGTAACCAAACAATACGATAATCAAGAAATGACACCGGAAGATTTGGTATTGAGAAAAGAGCGTAACGAAGATTTGATTCATTTACTTAATCAATTGAAAGCAGAACATAAAACAATTATTGTGCTTCGAGACATAAAAGGGTTTTCATATGAGGAGATATCGCAGATATTAAATTGTTCTATTGGAACAGTAAAATCAAGACTTTCAAGAGCTAGAGCAAAATTGAAAGATTTATATACCAATCATAATCTAAACAACTTAAAAGATTTTGTGAAATAA
- a CDS encoding peptidoglycan D,D-transpeptidase FtsI family protein has translation MIKKKKAKKNVSNIQSIFVGLFMILIINIIYLAGYKTNQVAINPYNPRLDQLEESVIRGNIFARDYEVLAESVELEDGKTERIYPYSNIFSHVVGYTIRGKSGIESEYNYDLLSSNESIIRKIINELFNEKNQGNHIVTTLDANLQTVAYEGLGDFQGAVVAMDPSTGKILAMVSKPDFDPNEIEFLLNQTNSSEVRETYLFNRATQGLYPPGSTYKMLTALYYIMENPDWEDFEYVCQGKGRFFNNDISCFNQKAHGQLNLKEAFAQSCNTTFAHIGTLIEVDGFKQFNESFLFNQRLPYGLNHSRSSFVLDSQSTLESIPETVIGQGRTEITPLHNALMTSTIANGGIMMTPYLVDRVEDEHGNVIKKYMPDQYKRIVTSNEAFLISELMQSVVTEGTATSLNNLNYTVAGKTGTAEHKEGARPHSWFVGFAPVENPEIVVSIIVESSGTGGQYAVPIAKRMFETYLNE, from the coding sequence ATGATCAAAAAGAAAAAAGCTAAAAAAAACGTATCTAATATCCAAAGTATTTTTGTTGGTTTATTTATGATTCTTATTATTAATATAATCTACTTAGCAGGTTATAAAACCAATCAAGTTGCTATTAATCCATATAATCCTCGATTAGATCAATTAGAAGAAAGTGTTATTAGAGGAAATATCTTTGCAAGAGATTATGAAGTTTTAGCTGAATCTGTTGAATTAGAAGATGGGAAAACAGAAAGAATATATCCATACAGTAATATTTTTTCTCATGTTGTGGGCTACACAATTAGAGGGAAATCCGGTATTGAATCTGAATACAATTATGATTTATTGTCCTCTAATGAATCCATTATAAGAAAAATTATTAATGAATTATTTAATGAAAAAAATCAAGGGAATCATATTGTTACAACTTTAGACGCCAATTTACAAACAGTCGCTTATGAAGGACTCGGTGATTTTCAGGGTGCCGTCGTGGCTATGGACCCTTCAACAGGTAAAATACTAGCCATGGTTTCTAAGCCAGATTTTGACCCTAACGAAATAGAGTTTTTGTTAAATCAAACCAATAGTAGTGAAGTGAGAGAAACCTACCTTTTTAATCGAGCAACTCAAGGGCTCTATCCACCCGGTTCAACTTACAAGATGTTGACTGCTTTATATTATATAATGGAGAATCCTGATTGGGAAGATTTTGAGTATGTTTGCCAAGGGAAAGGACGCTTTTTTAATAATGATATCAGTTGTTTTAATCAAAAAGCCCATGGGCAACTTAATTTAAAGGAAGCTTTTGCTCAATCTTGCAACACCACATTTGCTCATATTGGTACGTTAATCGAAGTCGATGGGTTTAAACAGTTTAATGAATCTTTTTTATTTAATCAAAGACTGCCTTACGGATTAAATCACTCAAGAAGTAGTTTTGTTTTAGACAGCCAATCGACTTTAGAAAGTATTCCTGAGACAGTCATTGGTCAAGGTAGAACTGAGATCACGCCATTGCATAACGCCCTTATGACATCTACTATAGCAAATGGTGGGATTATGATGACCCCTTATTTGGTCGACCGAGTAGAAGATGAGCACGGCAATGTGATAAAAAAATATATGCCAGATCAATATAAAAGAATTGTAACATCAAATGAAGCTTTTCTAATATCGGAATTAATGCAAAGTGTTGTAACGGAAGGAACAGCGACGTCATTAAATAACTTAAACTACACTGTTGCAGGGAAAACTGGAACGGCAGAGCATAAAGAAGGCGCAAGACCTCATTCCTGGTTTGTTGGTTTTGCACCAGTTGAGAATCCAGAGATTGTTGTAAGTATTATTGTTGAAAGCTCAGGAACAGGGGGACAATATGCGGTCCCTATTGCTAAAAGAATGTTTGAAACCTATTTAAATGAATAA
- a CDS encoding U32 family peptidase yields MIKKPELLAPAGSLESLKGAINAGADAVYLGGKLFSARAYATNFDTETLKSAIDQCHLFGVKIYLTINTLLKNEEMDSLYNYLLPYYKQGIDGIIVQDFGVLNYVKKNFPDLPVHGSTQMNSHHYEDINLLEQLGVKRVVLARELTLSEIKTIKENTNIEIETFVHGALCYCYSGQCLMSSILGGRSGNRGRCAQPCRLQYTLRKGQTLDRNYKSKHFLSPKDINTIEVVPELIDLGVDSFKIEGRMKGPEYVAGVTSIYRQIIDEYIEKGNYNKLMLTKHHNTLLELFNRGGFSKGYYYGKKNEEMLSMDNPKHQGRVIGEVIELHNKKITIRTFEPIREGDVLEVGADNTIPDKLKVMEYTDKNKHLKFILKNPYKGKGLNTIKALKVYRTKNELLLKELKDQYISTDKNILLSATFKCIKNEPMVLELKDKNFKIIKKGDKVEQAKKQPLSKEKVANQIKKTGNTFFAIDHLELIMDEDIFVPISAINHLRREALETLENEILSKYRRNNEATQSVMPVFSHTNTSKKVIASFETIHQAYHALSIPDLDSIYVSCHPGEYGVLEAFIKRCHEKNIEVYVLLPYVSRQKDATRHSEWINQLEHSSIQGYVVKTLGQLKQLQNSNKEIVLDYNLYAFNNYAINEWEKLKAYHYTVSPELHYKDMKKLPLEQFDLWAYGHLPLMVTDQCITHSMKTCNKQNEEQYIIDRYHKAFRVQSKCDGCYNVIYNTNPTVLIDQMENINRLNIKGLRLHFTNEKKEDIIHITSSFIEAFKHNKMVQLNIKDFNRGHFLRGVE; encoded by the coding sequence ATGATAAAAAAACCAGAATTATTAGCACCAGCTGGCTCTTTAGAAAGTCTAAAAGGCGCTATAAACGCAGGAGCAGACGCTGTCTATCTAGGCGGAAAACTATTTAGTGCCAGAGCTTATGCCACGAACTTTGATACAGAAACGTTAAAAAGTGCCATTGACCAATGCCATTTATTTGGCGTAAAAATATATTTGACGATTAATACCTTACTTAAAAATGAAGAAATGGATTCATTGTATAATTATTTGTTACCATACTATAAACAAGGCATAGATGGTATAATAGTTCAAGATTTTGGTGTTTTAAATTATGTCAAAAAGAATTTCCCAGATTTACCTGTACATGGTAGCACCCAAATGAACAGTCATCATTATGAAGACATTAACCTTTTAGAACAATTAGGTGTTAAGCGTGTTGTGTTAGCAAGAGAGCTGACTTTATCAGAAATAAAAACAATAAAAGAAAATACAAATATAGAAATTGAAACCTTTGTTCACGGTGCATTGTGTTATTGTTATTCGGGACAATGTTTGATGAGCAGCATTTTAGGTGGTAGAAGTGGAAACAGAGGTCGGTGTGCTCAGCCTTGTAGATTGCAATATACTTTACGAAAAGGGCAAACCTTAGATAGAAATTATAAAAGCAAACATTTCCTTAGCCCTAAAGACATTAATACAATTGAAGTGGTCCCAGAACTTATTGATTTAGGCGTAGATTCTTTTAAGATAGAGGGTAGAATGAAAGGCCCAGAATATGTAGCAGGGGTAACAAGTATCTACAGACAAATTATTGATGAATACATTGAAAAAGGCAACTATAATAAACTTATGTTAACTAAACATCATAATACCTTGTTAGAATTGTTTAATCGAGGTGGTTTTTCTAAAGGGTATTACTATGGTAAGAAAAATGAAGAGATGCTTTCTATGGATAATCCAAAGCACCAAGGTAGAGTCATTGGGGAAGTTATAGAGCTTCACAATAAAAAAATTACTATTAGAACATTTGAACCAATAAGAGAAGGTGATGTTTTAGAAGTTGGAGCAGACAATACCATACCAGACAAATTAAAGGTAATGGAATATACGGATAAAAATAAACATCTTAAATTTATCTTAAAAAACCCTTATAAAGGAAAAGGGTTGAATACTATTAAGGCTCTGAAGGTTTATCGAACTAAAAATGAGCTTTTACTAAAGGAATTAAAGGACCAATACATTTCCACAGATAAAAATATTCTCTTAAGTGCAACGTTTAAGTGTATCAAAAATGAACCGATGGTCCTAGAACTCAAGGACAAAAATTTTAAAATAATAAAAAAAGGGGATAAAGTAGAGCAAGCTAAAAAACAACCCTTATCCAAAGAAAAAGTTGCTAACCAGATAAAAAAAACAGGCAATACATTCTTTGCTATAGATCATCTTGAACTCATAATGGATGAAGACATCTTTGTTCCTATAAGTGCTATTAATCATTTAAGACGTGAGGCATTAGAAACCCTTGAGAATGAAATATTATCCAAGTACAGAAGAAATAATGAAGCGACCCAAAGTGTCATGCCAGTATTTAGCCATACCAATACATCAAAGAAAGTCATCGCTTCCTTTGAAACAATACATCAGGCTTATCATGCGTTGTCTATCCCTGATTTAGATAGCATATATGTATCCTGTCATCCTGGAGAGTATGGTGTGTTAGAAGCATTTATAAAGAGATGCCACGAAAAAAATATAGAGGTGTACGTTTTGTTGCCATATGTTTCTAGACAAAAAGACGCTACGCGTCATAGTGAATGGATCAATCAATTAGAACACAGTTCCATTCAAGGTTATGTTGTTAAAACCTTAGGGCAACTCAAACAATTACAAAACAGTAATAAAGAAATTGTTTTAGATTATAATTTATACGCCTTTAACAATTATGCTATAAATGAATGGGAAAAGTTAAAGGCTTATCACTATACAGTTTCACCAGAGTTGCATTATAAAGACATGAAAAAGTTGCCATTAGAACAATTTGATCTATGGGCATATGGACATTTGCCTTTAATGGTTACGGATCAATGTATAACCCATTCAATGAAAACTTGTAATAAACAAAATGAAGAACAATATATTATAGATAGATACCATAAGGCATTTAGAGTACAATCCAAATGTGATGGGTGCTATAATGTGATTTACAATACAAATCCTACGGTATTAATAGACCAAATGGAGAACATTAATCGTTTGAATATAAAAGGTTTGAGACTTCATTTTACAAATGAAAAAAAAGAAGACATTATCCATATAACATCTTCCTTTATTGAAGCATTTAAACATAACAAAATGGTTCAATTGAATATAAAGGATTTTAATAGAGGGCACTTTTTAAGAGGTGTAGAATAG
- the polA gene encoding DNA polymerase I, which yields MDKKILLVDGHSILNRAFYGVPLLTNKNGLYTNAVYGFLNILFKTLDEEKNEYVAVAFDVSKPTFRHEMYKEYKGTRKKMPDELVAQVPIMKDVLKAMGIKVIEIEGYEADDVIGTIAHLSEKKGYQVSVLSGDRDLLQLATDQVKIRIPKTKKGGTEIEDYFQSDVIEKYEVTPLEYIDVKGLMGDPSDNIPGVPSIGEKTATKLIKEYKTIENAFEHIDDVKPQRAATNLKEYYEQAILSKALATIKVDCDIDIDFEDTKINDMFNENTYKQFKELEFKRLLTRFEFEKGDSHSYLEEVNFTTIDAKDGFNALKETLSQKEVLSLTLIGEEDLLGISFSYEAKNGFFVTSSDEITTPMLTDFVMDILSNANHRIVVHDFKKQLRLIDSKVRFDTSYLFDTHIAAYLCNPSKETYHYDELADEFLDIDIPSEEELFGKGKSKIKLNTLDIEALTTYACYQSNVFYNAYEVLKKKLESEKMTELFYDIEMPLIEVLYEMEQNGIKVDKDALKVYSYQLTKRITELEKEIFELAGVTFNINSPKQLGEILFEKLQLPVVKKTKTGYSTAQDVLEKLVDEHPIIHLLTEYRQLTKLKSTYADGLVDYINESDHRIHSQFNQTITSTGRISSTEPNLQNIPIKLELGRAIRKVFVPEASHCFVDADYSQIELRLLAHLSHDEKLIEAYQNDQDIHRLTASQVFDTPFEEVTSLQRGNAKAVNFGIVYGISAYGLSQDLNISRKQAEEYIDEYFDKYPSVKIFLENCVRLAKSRGFAVTMFGRRRQIPELKAKNFMQRSFGERIAMNSPIQGSAADVIKIAMIKVYKALKEKQLKSKLILQVHDELLIETHKDEVEQVKEILENEMAKAVEISVPLDIDINVGATWYDTK from the coding sequence ATGGATAAAAAGATATTATTAGTAGATGGTCATAGTATTTTAAATAGAGCTTTTTATGGCGTCCCTTTATTGACCAATAAAAATGGCTTATATACCAATGCTGTATATGGTTTTTTAAATATTTTATTTAAAACCCTAGATGAAGAAAAAAATGAATATGTTGCAGTAGCCTTTGATGTCAGTAAACCCACTTTTAGACATGAAATGTATAAAGAATACAAAGGAACACGAAAAAAAATGCCGGACGAGTTAGTGGCGCAAGTTCCTATAATGAAAGATGTTCTAAAAGCAATGGGTATAAAAGTAATTGAAATTGAAGGTTATGAAGCTGATGATGTGATTGGAACCATTGCTCATTTAAGCGAAAAAAAAGGCTATCAAGTTTCAGTTTTATCTGGAGATAGAGACTTGCTTCAGTTGGCAACGGATCAAGTTAAGATCAGAATTCCAAAAACCAAAAAAGGTGGAACAGAAATAGAGGATTACTTCCAGTCAGATGTTATTGAAAAATATGAAGTAACACCACTAGAATACATTGATGTAAAAGGATTAATGGGTGACCCTTCCGATAATATTCCCGGGGTTCCTAGTATTGGTGAAAAAACAGCAACCAAATTGATAAAAGAATATAAAACCATTGAAAATGCCTTTGAACATATTGATGATGTTAAACCTCAAAGAGCTGCTACAAATTTAAAAGAATATTATGAACAAGCTATTTTAAGCAAAGCATTAGCCACTATAAAAGTAGATTGTGATATTGATATTGACTTTGAAGATACAAAAATCAATGATATGTTCAATGAAAACACCTATAAACAATTTAAAGAGTTAGAATTCAAGAGGCTTTTAACACGATTTGAATTTGAAAAAGGTGACTCTCATTCATATTTAGAGGAAGTTAATTTTACAACAATTGACGCTAAAGATGGTTTTAATGCTTTAAAAGAAACACTTAGTCAAAAAGAAGTATTGAGTTTGACTTTAATTGGAGAAGAAGATTTATTAGGCATCAGCTTTTCTTATGAAGCAAAGAATGGATTTTTTGTAACTTCTAGTGATGAGATTACTACACCTATGCTAACGGATTTTGTTATGGACATCTTATCTAATGCCAATCACAGGATTGTAGTTCATGATTTTAAAAAACAATTGAGATTAATAGATAGCAAAGTAAGATTTGATACAAGTTATTTATTTGATACCCATATTGCAGCGTATTTATGTAATCCTTCAAAAGAAACGTACCATTATGATGAATTGGCTGATGAATTTTTAGATATAGATATTCCAAGTGAAGAAGAATTATTTGGAAAAGGCAAATCAAAAATTAAGCTTAATACCCTAGATATAGAAGCATTAACAACTTATGCATGTTATCAATCCAATGTGTTTTATAATGCCTATGAAGTCTTAAAGAAAAAATTAGAATCTGAAAAAATGACAGAGCTTTTTTATGACATAGAAATGCCTTTAATTGAAGTGTTATATGAAATGGAGCAAAATGGTATAAAGGTTGATAAAGATGCTTTGAAAGTATACAGTTATCAATTAACAAAAAGAATCACTGAATTAGAAAAAGAAATATTTGAATTAGCTGGTGTTACGTTTAATATTAATTCGCCAAAACAATTAGGAGAAATACTTTTTGAAAAGTTACAATTACCTGTTGTGAAAAAAACCAAGACAGGTTATTCAACAGCTCAAGATGTACTAGAAAAACTTGTGGATGAACACCCTATCATTCATTTATTAACAGAGTATCGACAGTTAACAAAGTTAAAATCAACTTATGCCGATGGACTCGTGGATTATATTAATGAGTCAGATCATAGAATACACAGTCAATTTAATCAAACCATTACTTCTACAGGTAGAATCAGTAGTACAGAACCTAATTTACAAAATATACCTATTAAATTAGAGCTAGGTAGAGCCATTAGAAAGGTTTTTGTTCCGGAAGCATCCCATTGTTTTGTTGATGCGGATTATTCCCAAATTGAACTGAGACTATTAGCCCATTTATCTCATGATGAAAAATTAATTGAAGCTTACCAAAATGATCAAGACATTCATCGATTAACGGCTTCACAAGTGTTTGATACACCTTTTGAGGAAGTAACTTCATTGCAAAGGGGGAATGCAAAGGCTGTTAACTTTGGAATTGTCTATGGCATTAGTGCTTACGGTTTAAGTCAAGATTTAAATATAAGCCGTAAACAAGCTGAAGAATACATTGATGAATACTTTGATAAATATCCTAGTGTTAAGATATTTTTAGAGAATTGCGTAAGGCTTGCAAAGTCTAGAGGATTTGCAGTGACAATGTTTGGTAGAAGAAGACAAATACCAGAGTTAAAAGCTAAGAATTTCATGCAACGTTCATTTGGTGAACGCATTGCTATGAATTCACCTATACAAGGCAGTGCAGCTGATGTTATTAAGATTGCAATGATAAAAGTTTACAAAGCATTAAAAGAAAAACAATTAAAATCAAAGTTAATCCTTCAAGTCCATGATGAATTATTAATAGAGACCCATAAAGACGAAGTGGAACAAGTCAAAGAAATTTTAGAAAATGAAATGGCAAAAGCAGTAGAAATTAGTGTGCCATTAGACATTGACATTAATGTTGGAGCAACATGGTATGACACCAAGTAA
- a CDS encoding FtsW/RodA/SpoVE family cell cycle protein, translating into MINLYTTASTYLFLFLAILFLVTNFKSFSLDTGIYRDKKTVRQQRVIIFLSHLVGYLILFFQTLNEEIAILYIQQVAFIYLFLVLYTKIYKGASNVLLNNILYLQVIGFIFLTRLSLSYGQQQFRLSVFSAMVTLIIPYLMIKTHIIVPKFKWVYAIVGLLLLISPSLIGQEIYGAQNWIIIGGYSFQPSEIAKIAFILYLASLFRNEQSFKFVICSGLVTLLYMGIFIYQNELGIALIFFIIYVVMLYLATSGWYYFLGGLLGASIASWIAYHNFYHFQVRVAAWINPWQDIAGGGYQIAQSLFAIGAGGWLGTGLGKGMPHRIPVVDSDMIFPALMEEWGAIFGIVLILIMVYIFLLGIQIGEKSYSFFYMQVAIGISCAYGFQVFLILGGSTKLIPLTGVTLPFISYGGSSLFASYMMFSILQGILLLNYFKDNATLPKGEDDDQKEKS; encoded by the coding sequence TTGATCAATTTATATACAACTGCTTCAACATATTTGTTTTTATTTTTGGCGATATTGTTTTTAGTCACCAATTTTAAAAGTTTTTCACTAGATACAGGAATTTATCGAGATAAGAAGACTGTTAGACAACAACGTGTCATTATATTTTTATCCCATTTAGTAGGTTATTTGATATTATTTTTTCAAACCCTCAATGAGGAAATAGCCATTTTATATATTCAGCAAGTGGCTTTTATCTACTTGTTTTTGGTCTTGTATACAAAAATATACAAAGGCGCATCAAATGTGTTGTTAAATAATATTCTTTATTTACAAGTTATTGGTTTTATTTTTTTAACAAGACTCTCTTTAAGTTATGGTCAACAGCAGTTTAGATTAAGCGTATTTAGTGCTATGGTAACTTTAATTATTCCTTATTTAATGATTAAGACCCATATTATTGTACCAAAGTTTAAATGGGTTTATGCCATTGTGGGTTTGCTCTTATTAATATCGCCAAGTTTAATTGGTCAAGAAATCTATGGCGCTCAGAACTGGATTATTATTGGTGGTTACAGTTTCCAACCCTCAGAAATTGCTAAAATTGCCTTTATCTTATATTTAGCATCTTTATTCCGTAATGAACAAAGTTTTAAATTTGTGATTTGCAGTGGATTGGTTACACTATTGTATATGGGGATTTTTATATATCAGAACGAATTAGGTATTGCACTGATTTTCTTTATTATATATGTTGTTATGTTATATTTAGCAACTTCTGGATGGTATTATTTTTTAGGCGGATTATTAGGTGCTTCCATTGCATCTTGGATTGCATATCATAATTTTTATCATTTTCAAGTCAGGGTAGCGGCTTGGATTAATCCTTGGCAAGATATTGCAGGTGGGGGCTATCAAATTGCACAATCTTTATTTGCCATAGGTGCTGGTGGTTGGTTGGGTACAGGATTAGGAAAAGGTATGCCTCATAGAATTCCTGTAGTCGATTCGGATATGATTTTCCCTGCCCTTATGGAAGAATGGGGTGCTATATTTGGTATTGTACTTATTCTAATTATGGTATATATATTCCTTTTAGGTATTCAAATCGGAGAGAAAAGTTACAGCTTTTTTTATATGCAAGTTGCCATTGGTATCAGTTGTGCCTATGGGTTTCAAGTTTTTCTTATTTTAGGTGGTTCTACAAAATTAATACCATTAACAGGGGTAACCCTGCCTTTTATTAGTTATGGTGGGAGTTCGCTTTTTGCCAGTTATATGATGTTTAGCATATTGCAAGGCATATTGCTGTTAAATTATTTTAAAGACAATGCCACATTACCAAAAGGTGAAGACGATGATCAAAAAGAAAAAAGCTAA
- a CDS encoding anti-sigma factor family protein — MDCQLIQSSISLYIDNELNPDEKQRFEAHIRNCKTCKKELEIYQALSHQLEDIDCEKTLPTDYHNALMAKIKSMPKSNKKNRFNHSFYYSSAAAIIVILIISTVFLKDYFYNQSLQIEEENNMIYEIAKDESIEGDNDFGSLSISGAEEDSSNEIMVQRSSELLEQPDIEFNEMQKSKETNEDAEIGFFSAAVTEDEYEEDGVFEFNIIYTVFVLVIVLSLCLIAGIKVYKKNKL, encoded by the coding sequence ATGGACTGTCAATTAATACAATCAAGTATCTCCTTATATATAGATAATGAATTAAATCCTGATGAAAAGCAAAGATTTGAAGCGCACATAAGAAATTGTAAAACCTGTAAAAAAGAACTGGAAATTTATCAAGCTTTAAGTCATCAATTAGAAGATATAGATTGTGAAAAAACATTACCTACTGATTACCATAATGCATTAATGGCAAAAATAAAAAGCATGCCAAAGTCAAATAAAAAAAATCGATTTAACCATTCATTTTATTATTCCAGTGCGGCAGCTATAATCGTTATTCTTATAATTAGCACGGTGTTTTTAAAAGATTACTTTTATAACCAATCTTTACAGATAGAAGAAGAAAATAATATGATCTATGAAATAGCCAAAGATGAATCCATTGAAGGTGACAATGATTTTGGTAGTTTGTCAATAAGTGGCGCAGAAGAAGATTCATCCAATGAGATTATGGTACAAAGAAGTTCAGAATTACTAGAACAACCGGATATAGAGTTTAATGAGATGCAAAAGAGTAAAGAAACCAATGAAGATGCTGAAATAGGTTTTTTTAGTGCTGCTGTTACCGAAGATGAATATGAAGAAGATGGTGTATTTGAATTCAATATTATTTATACTGTGTTCGTATTAGTCATTGTTTTATCTCTTTGTTTGATTGCTGGTATTAAAGTTTATAAAAAAAACAAATTGTAG
- a CDS encoding anti-sigma factor family protein — MKCTHTSYDLSLYMDKELSENELELFNDHLNQCTQCKESIEIYSEIIDQYNQLEVKRELPPNYHNQLMIKIKKLSKHKKTKMIKKLPQFKYVATLVIMIVLTMILSYDMNTKDAIMTLDHSVENYEIDENIMHSTSDALRNSSHNTFINNKSDSIILVLLVLIVFFASLFIIRTLIKRRDSNEKNQ; from the coding sequence ATGAAATGTACCCATACATCTTATGATTTATCTTTGTATATGGATAAGGAACTGAGTGAAAATGAATTAGAATTATTCAATGATCATCTTAATCAATGCACTCAATGTAAAGAATCAATAGAAATATATTCAGAAATCATTGATCAATACAATCAATTAGAAGTGAAAAGAGAATTACCTCCAAATTACCACAATCAATTAATGATTAAAATTAAAAAGCTCAGTAAACATAAAAAAACTAAGATGATAAAAAAATTACCTCAGTTTAAGTATGTTGCAACTCTTGTTATTATGATTGTATTAACAATGATCTTGAGTTATGATATGAATACAAAAGATGCTATCATGACATTAGATCATTCAGTTGAGAATTATGAAATCGATGAAAATATAATGCACTCTACTAGTGATGCATTAAGAAATTCTTCTCATAATACGTTCATTAACAACAAAAGTGACAGTATTATTCTAGTACTACTAGTGCTAATCGTGTTCTTTGCCTCATTATTTATTATAAGAACTTTAATAAAAAGGAGAGATTCAAATGAAAAGAATCAGTAA
- a CDS encoding NUDIX hydrolase: protein MMEATSCGGVVIYRGKILLLYKNYKNRYEGWVLPKGTVEEGEEYKETAIREVREEASVKANIIKYIGKSQYSFTTPSDTIIKDVHWYIMKSYSYFSKPQKEEYFVDSGYYKFHEAYHLLKFNNERQIVEKAYNEYMELRKSNMWGNKKYL from the coding sequence ATGATGGAAGCAACTAGTTGTGGTGGGGTGGTAATATATCGCGGGAAAATCCTATTGTTATATAAGAACTATAAAAACCGTTACGAAGGTTGGGTTTTACCAAAAGGAACTGTTGAAGAAGGAGAAGAATATAAAGAAACAGCTATAAGAGAAGTTAGAGAAGAGGCAAGTGTAAAGGCCAATATTATTAAATATATTGGGAAAAGTCAATATTCTTTTACAACGCCCAGTGATACCATTATAAAGGACGTGCATTGGTATATAATGAAATCTTATAGTTATTTTAGTAAACCACAAAAAGAAGAGTATTTCGTGGATTCTGGTTATTATAAATTTCATGAAGCCTATCATTTGTTGAAATTTAATAATGAAAGACAAATAGTGGAAAAAGCATATAACGAATATATGGAATTGAGAAAGTCTAATATGTGGGGTAACAAAAAATACTTATAA
- a CDS encoding SIMPL domain-containing protein, which yields MKRISKKLIITTLTLALVVTTGILSTAVMNQSVTASENPTTVNTLNVNGKGTITVEPDMAYISVGVRTEDKDAEVAQKQNSQTMNKVIDAIKELGINEEDIQTSNFNLRPQYVTNRDDASITDVEKYVVTHYLEVTVRDIDTVGNVLDTAISSGANLSNSIRFTISDSEEAYHKALVLALTNAQGKADALANALDVSIGAPINVTEQSSYNAPVTYGDANIRFSFDSAESMPVETGELEVTANISVVYEY from the coding sequence ATGAAAAGAATCAGTAAAAAACTCATCATTACTACGTTAACATTAGCTTTAGTTGTTACAACAGGCATATTATCAACAGCAGTAATGAATCAAAGTGTCACGGCTTCAGAAAACCCTACAACTGTTAATACTTTAAATGTCAATGGAAAAGGTACAATAACTGTTGAACCAGATATGGCTTATATATCTGTTGGGGTAAGAACAGAAGATAAAGACGCAGAAGTTGCTCAAAAACAAAACAGTCAAACAATGAATAAGGTTATTGATGCCATAAAAGAATTAGGCATTAATGAAGAAGATATACAAACATCAAATTTTAATTTAAGACCACAATATGTAACCAATAGAGATGATGCCTCTATAACAGATGTAGAAAAATATGTAGTAACCCATTATCTGGAAGTAACGGTTCGTGATATTGATACAGTTGGTAATGTATTGGATACAGCTATCTCAAGTGGTGCCAATTTATCTAATTCCATTAGATTTACAATTTCTGATTCAGAAGAAGCATATCATAAAGCATTGGTATTGGCTTTAACCAATGCACAAGGTAAAGCAGATGCATTAGCAAATGCCTTAGATGTATCCATTGGCGCTCCAATTAATGTAACAGAACAAAGTTCATATAATGCACCTGTAACATATGGTGATGCTAACATAAGGTTTAGCTTTGATTCAGCGGAGAGCATGCCTGTTGAAACGGGAGAATTAGAAGTAACAGCTAATATTAGTGTGGTTTATGAATATTAA